The following coding sequences are from one Formosa haliotis window:
- a CDS encoding PorP/SprF family type IX secretion system membrane protein → MIKKHIILFFIVQVFALGQICAQENPVLSLSVPSQNNLKYNRFLQNPTFTFVREHNTNISAYNRSQWVGFNDAPKVYIISYSGKFTEKAGLGFGLFQQNMGVISSFGALANYAYNIKLNNELDLTLGFNFAYYNSGLNRNKIVTSDQDPLIAGLDNTSLLSIQPGINLSYKQFDFGLYAENLVDFDFSSTKLANDYVPKSFIIHGMYTHPLQSMEVLLEEATLQGLVRTRFNEVTDFDFGASAIFDAPKLGWLQTGYDSFYGISAGLGVHLSKRISIGYTYEKGIKNGISNFGSTHEFNIAFAIKHERKTDPFEAFNHDAEKLIEEYDVLNATSEKDNLLADIEVELDENTLPFLENLLEDETLTPSEKIEVETRITNLKTYADRAENVQALGKNAKPIVLRNANATQNKIVPKTVEDLKNAKDGYYLVSTPKEDINNKTLVNIKRYDILPEAISALNDKTEKGEDKDLYIIHVDNEDEQNPKTVPAKTDLQIAQEKADEEVRNRLKLKGVEDLRQSPSTGVKLEMKDIPQGYYIVANVFSDYTNAINFKDDLLSRGLDPDSFINPKNNYMYVYLKRFDEWQDALISYYTNVNHKYFDDIWIMPINTNETNKN, encoded by the coding sequence ATGATAAAAAAACACATCATATTATTTTTTATCGTTCAGGTCTTCGCACTGGGTCAAATTTGTGCGCAAGAAAACCCTGTGTTGTCCTTAAGTGTACCGTCTCAAAACAATTTAAAATACAATCGTTTTTTACAAAACCCTACGTTTACTTTTGTTCGAGAACATAACACAAACATTTCGGCATATAACAGAAGTCAATGGGTTGGTTTTAACGATGCACCTAAAGTGTACATTATTAGCTACTCTGGAAAATTCACCGAAAAGGCTGGATTAGGTTTTGGATTATTTCAACAGAACATGGGAGTCATTTCAAGTTTTGGAGCCCTTGCTAATTACGCATACAACATTAAACTTAACAACGAATTAGATTTAACCTTAGGTTTCAATTTTGCTTATTACAATAGCGGATTAAACCGAAATAAAATTGTAACAAGCGATCAAGATCCGCTTATAGCAGGTTTAGATAACACCTCATTATTAAGCATTCAGCCAGGAATTAATTTAAGTTATAAGCAATTTGATTTTGGATTATACGCCGAAAATTTAGTGGATTTTGATTTTTCTTCAACAAAATTAGCCAATGATTATGTTCCGAAATCATTTATTATTCACGGTATGTACACGCATCCTTTACAATCTATGGAGGTCTTGTTAGAGGAAGCAACACTTCAGGGGCTAGTTCGTACACGTTTTAACGAAGTTACCGATTTTGATTTTGGAGCATCTGCAATTTTTGATGCCCCTAAACTTGGATGGTTACAAACAGGTTACGATAGCTTTTATGGTATTAGTGCAGGACTTGGGGTGCATCTTTCAAAACGTATTTCTATTGGGTATACCTACGAAAAAGGAATTAAAAATGGCATTTCAAATTTTGGTTCTACGCATGAGTTCAATATTGCATTTGCAATAAAACACGAACGTAAAACCGATCCGTTTGAAGCTTTTAATCACGATGCCGAAAAATTAATCGAAGAGTACGATGTATTAAATGCTACTTCAGAAAAAGATAACCTTCTTGCAGATATAGAAGTTGAACTGGATGAAAACACTTTACCATTCTTAGAAAACTTATTGGAAGATGAAACTTTAACTCCTTCAGAAAAAATTGAAGTTGAAACCCGAATCACCAATCTTAAAACCTATGCAGATCGTGCAGAGAATGTACAAGCTTTAGGTAAAAACGCGAAACCTATAGTTTTACGAAATGCCAATGCAACTCAAAATAAAATTGTTCCTAAAACGGTTGAAGATTTAAAAAACGCAAAAGATGGCTACTATTTAGTGTCTACGCCTAAAGAGGACATAAATAATAAAACACTTGTAAATATTAAACGATACGACATTTTACCAGAAGCTATTAGTGCTTTAAATGATAAAACTGAAAAAGGCGAAGACAAAGACCTTTATATTATTCATGTTGATAATGAAGATGAACAAAACCCGAAAACGGTACCTGCAAAAACAGACTTGCAAATAGCCCAAGAAAAAGCGGACGAAGAAGTTAGAAACCGTTTAAAATTAAAAGGTGTAGAAGATTTAAGACAATCGCCAAGTACAGGTGTAAAGCTTGAAATGAAAGATATCCCTCAAGGCTATTACATAGTTGCTAATGTGTTCTCAGACTATACAAATGCTATTAATTTTAAAGATGATTTATTGAGTCGAGGTTTAGATCCAGATTCATTTATTAATCCTAAAAACAATTACATGTATGTATACTTGAAACGATTTGATGAATGGCAGGATGCATTAATAAGCTATTATACGAATGTAAATCATAAATATTTTGATGATATATGGATTATGCCAATAAACACGAATGAAACGAATAAAAATTAA
- a CDS encoding gliding motility-associated C-terminal domain-containing protein, which translates to MKSINLPNKHCLFVGLFIWLFFTVESYSQITILTPTLDFTQACASTDFNEYQVTFSFYPAQNLGSDNTFLIELSDGSGSFDAPTVLETLTNTTSPVRAKFKIPETASGTGYKIRIKSTDPEFTSPESSAFSAHYAIHNQPFSINSYDSNVSLCQGETYTLTIDNNNTPASPVYYPELTYKWYKNFLEISGETTSQLTVSESGSYYCIVDYGNCVMDSYSNIVDVNVISDIKPIISSENNANAICNGGSTLLTSNFQDSSFTFTWFKDNSPIANSDAPTYNATQPGLYHVTIDNGSCDFVSNAIDIDLLDIDISINNNQDEVLLIPGNTIQLNTTTTATAPTYTWFKDGSVITGSSESNISVAEPGVYRVSVAQNSPCTIEKEASITVYAPLYYELAITALNDYEACNSAQTTLSVSKFDAITDNAVIDLLGNTQAYSFTWYNNNIEVSGETSSSIHINSASENGSYTLDVNLGNSETVISNALDINLASEVIEISNNTALCEGNSVVITSSVTNSNYSYQWYKNDVLITGENTFSITTTNEGDYHLDVLTGDCTSTSNIISLVKGQISITSETPESDVLLPGTTKLIEVQTDAVNPTYSWYKDDVALNNENQSTLTITEGGIYKVTVAQTADCITEVSKTFTISTPTDAVATISTDADFKTCSTSPTQLSLSSLEASTANGTIDLLEGDTSTYSFQWLKDGATVANATSLELDIQDFTQNGTYNLVSHIPGFGDVISNNIEVQLSSIEAFSITSEGTLCDTNSQVVLTTDNPHLGQYSYAWYKEGDTQVLETTPELTTQEAGMYYLEISDANCTVASNSIELNYFDDSQVITSHPSDINLYEGTSLTLSAEGASTYIWKFNDAIISETWEVKISEAGIYTLTASVGSCETVREFNVNIIPNNAIAIPNIVSLNGDGYNDTWALPSTYLNENTEITIYEATGKEVLKTTNYSNNWPATDFKFSTKSPVFYYTIKSGNEITNKGSITIIK; encoded by the coding sequence ATGAAAAGCATTAACCTACCAAATAAGCACTGTTTGTTTGTTGGACTATTTATCTGGTTATTTTTTACTGTAGAGAGTTACTCCCAAATCACGATTTTAACTCCGACATTAGATTTTACTCAGGCTTGTGCATCAACCGATTTTAATGAATATCAAGTTACGTTTTCATTTTATCCAGCACAAAATTTAGGCTCAGACAACACCTTTTTAATAGAACTCTCAGATGGCTCTGGAAGTTTCGATGCACCTACAGTTTTAGAAACTTTAACCAATACTACATCTCCAGTTCGTGCCAAATTTAAAATTCCGGAAACTGCTTCTGGGACAGGTTATAAAATAAGAATTAAAAGTACAGATCCAGAATTTACAAGTCCGGAATCAAGTGCTTTTTCTGCACATTACGCTATTCATAATCAACCGTTTTCAATAAATAGTTACGATAGTAATGTATCTCTTTGCCAAGGGGAAACCTACACCTTAACGATCGATAATAATAACACGCCAGCATCGCCTGTATATTATCCTGAACTTACCTATAAATGGTATAAAAACTTTTTAGAAATATCGGGAGAAACCACATCTCAATTAACGGTGTCTGAGTCGGGATCGTATTATTGTATTGTCGATTATGGTAACTGTGTTATGGATTCCTATTCTAACATTGTCGATGTTAATGTTATTAGTGATATTAAACCTATTATTTCATCGGAAAATAATGCAAATGCTATTTGCAATGGCGGAAGCACCCTTTTAACAAGTAATTTTCAGGACAGTAGTTTTACTTTTACTTGGTTTAAAGACAATAGCCCTATAGCAAATTCTGATGCACCAACTTATAATGCTACCCAACCAGGGTTATATCATGTTACCATAGATAATGGAAGTTGTGACTTTGTATCGAATGCTATTGATATCGATTTATTAGATATAGATATTTCTATTAACAACAACCAAGATGAAGTACTACTTATTCCTGGAAACACCATTCAATTAAACACCACAACAACGGCCACTGCCCCAACCTATACTTGGTTTAAAGATGGTAGTGTTATAACTGGATCATCAGAATCTAATATCTCGGTAGCAGAACCAGGAGTGTATCGTGTTTCCGTGGCCCAAAATTCTCCTTGTACAATAGAAAAAGAAGCATCTATTACAGTATATGCTCCATTATATTACGAATTAGCGATTACTGCTCTTAATGATTATGAGGCTTGTAATAGCGCCCAAACTACATTAAGCGTTTCTAAATTTGATGCTATTACAGACAATGCCGTCATCGATTTATTAGGAAATACCCAAGCGTATTCTTTTACATGGTATAACAATAATATTGAAGTAAGTGGAGAAACCTCAAGCTCAATACATATCAATTCGGCTTCAGAAAATGGTAGCTATACCTTAGACGTAAATCTTGGTAATTCTGAAACGGTTATTTCTAATGCACTTGATATTAATTTGGCTTCAGAAGTTATAGAAATTTCAAACAACACGGCTTTGTGCGAAGGAAACTCTGTAGTCATTACATCGTCGGTAACCAATTCTAATTACAGCTACCAATGGTATAAAAATGATGTTTTAATTACTGGTGAAAATACCTTCAGTATAACCACTACTAATGAGGGTGATTATCATTTAGATGTTTTAACTGGCGATTGTACCTCAACATCAAACATCATATCCTTAGTAAAAGGACAAATTTCTATTACCTCAGAAACACCAGAATCCGATGTTTTACTTCCTGGAACAACTAAATTAATAGAAGTGCAAACGGATGCCGTTAATCCAACCTATTCTTGGTATAAAGATGATGTAGCCTTAAACAACGAAAATCAATCTACCCTAACCATTACAGAGGGCGGAATTTATAAAGTTACCGTAGCACAAACTGCCGATTGTATTACCGAAGTATCTAAAACGTTTACAATTTCAACGCCTACAGACGCTGTTGCGACCATTAGTACAGACGCTGATTTTAAAACCTGTTCTACCTCACCTACTCAGTTATCGCTATCTAGTTTAGAAGCCTCTACAGCTAATGGGACGATAGATTTACTTGAAGGTGACACTTCTACCTACAGTTTTCAGTGGCTAAAAGACGGTGCTACAGTTGCAAATGCGACCTCTTTAGAGTTAGACATTCAAGATTTTACACAAAACGGAACCTACAATTTAGTAAGCCATATTCCTGGATTTGGCGATGTTATTTCGAATAATATCGAAGTACAATTATCATCTATAGAAGCCTTCTCTATTACTTCTGAAGGCACGCTTTGCGATACTAACAGCCAAGTAGTTTTAACAACAGACAATCCACATTTAGGGCAATATAGCTATGCGTGGTATAAGGAAGGTGATACTCAGGTTTTAGAAACAACTCCAGAACTTACCACTCAAGAAGCTGGTATGTATTATTTAGAAATAAGCGATGCCAATTGTACGGTGGCTTCTAATAGTATTGAGCTAAATTATTTCGATGACAGCCAAGTTATTACTAGTCATCCATCAGACATCAATTTATACGAAGGCACAAGCCTAACATTATCTGCCGAAGGAGCTTCAACTTACATCTGGAAATTTAATGATGCTATAATTAGCGAAACATGGGAAGTAAAAATATCTGAAGCTGGTATTTACACCTTAACGGCTTCCGTTGGATCTTGTGAAACGGTTAGAGAATTCAACGTAAATATTATACCAAACAATGCGATTGCTATTCCTAATATAGTGAGTTTAAATGGCGATGGTTATAACGACACTTGGGCCTTACCTTCAACCTATTTAAATGAAAATACAGAAATTACAATATATGAAGCCACAGGAAAGGAAGTCTTAAAAACAACCAATTATTCGAACAATTGGCCTGCAACAGATTTTAAATTTTCAACAAAAAGTCCGGTGTTTTATTACACCATAAAATCTGGAAATGAAATTACAAACAAAGGATCTATAACCATAATAAAATAA
- a CDS encoding septal ring lytic transglycosylase RlpA family protein, whose amino-acid sequence MKNLIKIICVVIICWATQTATAQTTTGIASYYSNSLQGKKTASGETYKKNKLTAAHRTLPFNTRVRVTNLSNNKSVIVTINDRGPRKKSRIIDVSRAAAKKLDFIDDGITKVDIEVLND is encoded by the coding sequence TTGAAAAATTTAATAAAAATAATCTGTGTTGTAATTATATGTTGGGCAACACAAACAGCTACAGCACAAACTACTACTGGTATCGCTAGTTATTATAGCAATAGTTTGCAAGGCAAGAAAACGGCGAGCGGCGAAACTTATAAAAAGAATAAATTAACCGCGGCCCATAGAACACTTCCTTTTAATACTCGTGTACGGGTTACTAATTTAAGTAACAACAAATCTGTAATTGTGACTATTAATGATCGTGGACCACGAAAAAAAAGCAGAATTATAGATGTCTCTCGTGCTGCAGCTAAAAAACTTGATTTTATTGATGACGGTATCACCAAAGTGGACATTGAAGTTTTAAATGATTAA
- a CDS encoding DUF4251 domain-containing protein — MKKYIVVLFVICFGIHFSVAQTRSERKAAKKEKEAQEFANMKTLIDTKQYTFEGDWATTQSGKRITLIGNPNYLNIDKTKAKAELPFFGVAQSIPYGGDGGIKFDGELKNYEVSYNDKKRIVIVNFSATNGTETFDCTLRIYGPETTTLNINSTNRNTINYDGRIKPLPVKKED, encoded by the coding sequence ATGAAAAAATATATAGTAGTACTATTTGTTATATGCTTTGGAATTCATTTTTCTGTTGCACAAACACGCTCGGAACGAAAAGCAGCCAAAAAAGAAAAAGAAGCACAAGAGTTTGCTAATATGAAAACTCTTATTGATACCAAACAATATACCTTTGAAGGTGATTGGGCGACCACCCAGAGTGGAAAACGCATAACTTTAATTGGCAACCCAAATTATTTAAATATTGATAAAACAAAAGCCAAAGCCGAACTACCTTTTTTTGGCGTGGCCCAAAGCATTCCTTATGGTGGAGATGGCGGTATTAAATTTGATGGTGAACTTAAAAATTACGAAGTAAGTTATAACGATAAAAAACGCATTGTAATAGTCAATTTTTCTGCTACCAATGGTACCGAAACTTTCGATTGTACGCTCCGCATTTACGGCCCAGAAACCACAACTTTAAATATTAATAGCACCAATAGAAATACCATAAATTACGACGGTCGTATAAAGCCCTTACCTGTTAAAAAGGAAGACTGA